The following coding sequences are from one Xiphophorus couchianus chromosome 22, X_couchianus-1.0, whole genome shotgun sequence window:
- the hhat gene encoding protein-cysteine N-palmitoyltransferase HHAT isoform X1 has translation MPSQLSPLPWPEIFFYWLLSLGSHFYSFYQLHKFSKEHEAGLQREFQLENGLFKSFKRDPSDFEWSFWTEWARKSLLWTLVGHGVLSRLAAIFHPKLKVLALTMFDFLAASSLLGFKGVGVLLLQLSVAFSAAQLRKPSWAWITNLLLLSTIHIQPLQDIQRGWYSTEEEYYLLLFSVAVCGLRFISFSLEHCWSPLECSRVAHLFWLFSYTFYHPFFYNGPIITFKAYAEQMRKSADENSGEESVFGYVLVRSVRVILWWILAEYMIHVMYMHSIHSNETYIELLPPWALEPEMISAPCLLSASGGLALALVQFFYVKYLVLFGLPSMLATLDGLIPPKLPRCVSIMHSFTGMWRHFDEGLYRWLIRYIYVPLGGSRHGPLSKVFSTGVAFAFVCFWHGGQDYLRYWALMNWAGVLVENAIRALFASSRLHSVVEQNFSLAMRRRCAALLCAFSTAMLILSNLVFLGGTHVGRIFWKRVFIQGWSTVAPPMLTFLYCFAQVGLERTSSQP, from the exons ATGCCATCCCAGCTGTCACCGCTGCCATGGCCTGAGATTTTTTTCTACTGGCTGCTCTCTTTGGGCTctcatttttactctttttaccAGCTGCACAAGTTCTCCAAAG AGCATGAAGCTGGTTTACAGAGAGAGTTCCAGTTGGAAAATGGCCTTTTTAAGAGCTTCAAAAGG gacCCGTCTGACTTTGAGTGGAGTTTCTGGACTGAGTGGGCCAGAAAGTCTTTACTATGGACTCTAGTCGGTCATGGCGTATTATCAAGATTGGCGGCCATTTTTCACCCCAAG CTTAAGGTGCTTGCGCTCACAATGTTCGACTTCTTGGCAGCCAGCAGCTTGCTGGGCTTTAAGGGTGTGGGGGTTCTGCTTCTACAGCTGTCCGTTGCCTTCTCAGCGGCCCAGCTGCGAAAGCCTTCTTGGGCGTGGATCACTAACCTTCTGCTGCTCTCCACAATTCACATTCAGCCACTGCAAGACATCCAG AGAGGCTGGTACAGCACAGAGGAGGAGTACTACCTGCTACTTTTCAGCGTTGCCGTCTGTGGCCTGCGATTCATCAGCTTCAGCCTGGAGCACTGCTGGAGCCCTTTAGAGTGCAGTCGAGTCGCGCATCTCTTCTGGCTGTTTTCATACACCTTCTATCATCCTTTCTTCTACAACGGACCCATTATCACTTTCAAAGCCTACGCTGAGCAG ATGAGGAAGTCGGCCGACGAGAACAGCGGGGAGGAATCTGTCTTTGGCTACGTGCTGGTCAGATCAGTCCGGGTCATTCTGTGGTGGATCCTGGCAGAATACATGATCCATGTCATGTACATGCACTCCATCCACTCTAATGAGACCTACATAGAATTGCTTCCTCCATGGGCTTTGG AACCTGAAATGATTTCAGCTCCGTGTCTCCTGTCTGCCTCAGGGGGTCTGGCCCTGGCTCTGGTCCAGTTCTTCTACGTGAAGTATCTGGTGCTGTTTGGGCTTCCGTCCATGCTCGCCACTTTGGACGGCCTGATACCCCCGAAGCTCCCGCGCTGCGTCAGCATCATGCACAGCTTCACAGGGATGTGGAG GCACTTTGACGAGGGGCTGTATCGATGGCTTATAAG atACATCTACGTGCCTCTGGGTGGTTCCCGCCACGGTCCTCTCTCCAAAGTGTTTTCCACCGGCGTCGCCTTTGCGTTCGTCTGCTTCTGGCACGGCGGCCAGGACTACCTGCGGTACTGGGCCCTGATGAACTGGGCCGGCGTTCTGGTGGAAAACGCCATCAGAGCTCTCTTTGCCTCATCCCGCCTTCACTCCGTAGTT GAGCAGAATTTCTCCTTGGCGATGCGAAGGCGCTGCGCCGCCCTCCTCTGCGCCTTCTCGACGGCCATGCTCATCCTGTCTAATCTGGTGTTCCTCGGGGGGACGCACGTGGGCAGAATCTTCTGGAAGCGCGTCTTCATTCAGG GGTGGTCCACCGTCGCTCCGCCGATGCTCACCTTCCTCTACTGCTTTGCTCAGGTTGGACTTGAGCGAACTTCTTCCCAACCGTGA
- the hhat gene encoding protein-cysteine N-palmitoyltransferase HHAT isoform X3 has translation MPSQLSPLPWPEIFFYWLLSLGSHFYSFYQLHKFSKEHEAGLQREFQLENGLFKSFKRDPSDFEWSFWTEWARKSLLWTLVGHGVLSRLAAIFHPKLKVLALTMFDFLAASSLLGFKGVGVLLLQLSVAFSAAQLRKPSWAWITNLLLLSTIHIQPLQDIQRGWYSTEEEYYLLLFSVAVCGLRFISFSLEHCWSPLECSRVAHLFWLFSYTFYHPFFYNGPIITFKAYAEQMRKSADENSGEESVFGYVLVRSVRVILWWILAEYMIHVMYMHSIHSNETYIELLPPWALEPEMISAPCLLSASGGLALALVQFFYVKYLVLFGLPSMLATLDGLIPPKLPRCVSIMHSFTGMWRHFDEGLYRWLIRSRISPWRCEGAAPPSSAPSRRPCSSCLIWCSSGGRTWAESSGSASSFRGGPPSLRRCSPSSTALLRLDLSELLPNRESP, from the exons ATGCCATCCCAGCTGTCACCGCTGCCATGGCCTGAGATTTTTTTCTACTGGCTGCTCTCTTTGGGCTctcatttttactctttttaccAGCTGCACAAGTTCTCCAAAG AGCATGAAGCTGGTTTACAGAGAGAGTTCCAGTTGGAAAATGGCCTTTTTAAGAGCTTCAAAAGG gacCCGTCTGACTTTGAGTGGAGTTTCTGGACTGAGTGGGCCAGAAAGTCTTTACTATGGACTCTAGTCGGTCATGGCGTATTATCAAGATTGGCGGCCATTTTTCACCCCAAG CTTAAGGTGCTTGCGCTCACAATGTTCGACTTCTTGGCAGCCAGCAGCTTGCTGGGCTTTAAGGGTGTGGGGGTTCTGCTTCTACAGCTGTCCGTTGCCTTCTCAGCGGCCCAGCTGCGAAAGCCTTCTTGGGCGTGGATCACTAACCTTCTGCTGCTCTCCACAATTCACATTCAGCCACTGCAAGACATCCAG AGAGGCTGGTACAGCACAGAGGAGGAGTACTACCTGCTACTTTTCAGCGTTGCCGTCTGTGGCCTGCGATTCATCAGCTTCAGCCTGGAGCACTGCTGGAGCCCTTTAGAGTGCAGTCGAGTCGCGCATCTCTTCTGGCTGTTTTCATACACCTTCTATCATCCTTTCTTCTACAACGGACCCATTATCACTTTCAAAGCCTACGCTGAGCAG ATGAGGAAGTCGGCCGACGAGAACAGCGGGGAGGAATCTGTCTTTGGCTACGTGCTGGTCAGATCAGTCCGGGTCATTCTGTGGTGGATCCTGGCAGAATACATGATCCATGTCATGTACATGCACTCCATCCACTCTAATGAGACCTACATAGAATTGCTTCCTCCATGGGCTTTGG AACCTGAAATGATTTCAGCTCCGTGTCTCCTGTCTGCCTCAGGGGGTCTGGCCCTGGCTCTGGTCCAGTTCTTCTACGTGAAGTATCTGGTGCTGTTTGGGCTTCCGTCCATGCTCGCCACTTTGGACGGCCTGATACCCCCGAAGCTCCCGCGCTGCGTCAGCATCATGCACAGCTTCACAGGGATGTGGAG GCACTTTGACGAGGGGCTGTATCGATGGCTTATAAG GAGCAGAATTTCTCCTTGGCGATGCGAAGGCGCTGCGCCGCCCTCCTCTGCGCCTTCTCGACGGCCATGCTCATCCTGTCTAATCTGGTGTTCCTCGGGGGGACGCACGTGGGCAGAATCTTCTGGAAGCGCGTCTTCATTCAGG GGTGGTCCACCGTCGCTCCGCCGATGCTCACCTTCCTCTACTGCTTTGCTCAGGTTGGACTTGAGCGAACTTCTTCCCAACCGTGAGTCACCTTGA
- the synpo2la gene encoding synaptopodin 2-like protein, which yields MVAEEVIITLSGGAPWGFRLQGGVEHQKPLQVAKVRKRSKACRAGLREADELVSINEQPCGSLSHAQAMNLIDSSPGVLNILVRRAPAAFQSVVLVTRAPSPRIDKEYRAALKAMSPTQPHHAPVREVHRSRSSLTSGLTSPPGSEAYYGETDSDADVAGYERQRRQKRRSPSNSNSGKPSGRTSPEGGETSEMSGYDSAPDAQAFPRSLEGRGGNGDEGGNLPGVTRKEVVYKPPGPGMWSSQTSTETSSIISSADDQGPRDGGQEEDSGFLELANVPLVSPERAKEALMLGSRSQLVPMVGPVNKPIDEELTTTYMEKAKQAKLNRGDTLQDKQVKEAKNKCRTIASLLTDAPNPHSKGVLMFKKRRQRSKKYTLTSFGSVDEDRFQDSQEDDGVFPGSESEFDEEGFSGAPDPTWDSDYMDKLEKRATAGTEGREVGVENALNPGLSDTVGKGAQLFEQQRKRVDELAKKGEAAHSHAPLESQVQEHCQMHPLHLEIPVQVQPTQGPQQSPSGPTPAQAIQPQIVNSPHAVPHGNLTNSTVSAVSMVIAPPPVAPKPVTALVTVLSSSAPPPETPLPELPASNVLNRTARPFTPGFISIRAATAPVTFRPAVSKKTQRPASAAVVTPPFSTAFEVANNATPVTSQQPPGPPPVVPPPYSFPKAFLPLTPEAPVTIHTPALSAPFETMQSSPGLSGVHHSPFSTVTPVSMPSVPRPPQTSVPFPPLSQINGSADPIASGPPLQVPAAQPPAPQVSIPSVTQESAITKPETVVATAVPGPTGRTGILLEARRRSGKPKPMFNVPEVVKKSPNPDLLSLVQNLDERSTRHKYGQTPADDVYEEEESDEAGTGRAPPPVAPKPRVIHETPQILQAGGKGAQLFAKRQSRMGMYVVDTPCETPYQPDVAMQITSQQFDSSVNSSHPSQWKYSPNVRAPPPIGYNPLLAPSLPTGPQKDASNPDNKARGSSQKEGIKAVDFMKRQPYQLNSAMFQYGGSVTNLSAMPSYQAQQNNYTTTMVGSSLTSPRQIPLKTARVYEIKRFSTPTPMSAPTITPKVIAPRSATTLGERLTRSGMTSPPPVAFAPASAPLQSVCTSKPVFSSSQPTRLPNLPKFSATPIPCSVPPSVPTPYTPASYSSGLQTAKQFQSAPELSILASLPPVKNNPVQAPKPHFVATRGGAQPHVWRPGAF from the exons GTGCGTAAACGTAGCAAGGCTTGCCGGGCTGGGCTGCGGGAGGCGGATGAGCTGGTATCTATCAACGAACAACCATGTGGATCTCTTTCCCATGCCCAGGCCATGAACCTCATCGACAGCTCCCCTGGGGTACTAAACATCCTAGTCAGAAG GGCGCCTGCTGCTTTTCAATCTGTTGTCCTTGTCACCCGTGCCCCGTCTCCACGGATAGATAAAGAGTACCGTGCTGCTCTAAAAGCCATGTCCCCAACCCAACCCCACCACGCGCCTGTCCGCGAGGTCCACCGTAGTCGCTCCTCCTTGACCAGTGGATTAACTTCCCCACCTGGCAGCGAAGCTTATTACGGGGAGACAGATAGCGATGCAGATGTGGCGGGTTATGAGAGGCAACGGCGGCAGAAACGCAGAAGCCCCAGCAACTCCAACTCCGGGAAACCATCCGGAAGGACATCTCCCGAAGGAGGGGAGACGTCGGAGATGAGTGGCTACGACAGTGCTCCAGATGCCCAGGCTTTCCCTCGTTCACTGGAAGGACGTGGCGGAAATGGAGATGAAGGAGGCAACCTACCTGGGGTCACAAGAAAAGAGGTTGTTTACAAACCGCCAGGTCCAGGAATGTGGTCCTCCCAGACGTCCACTGAAACTTCCTCGATCATCTCCTCAGCAGATGACCAGGGGCCACGGGATGGAGGACAGGAGGAAGACAGTGGTTTTCTAGAGCTGGCCAATGTGCCGCTGGTGTCCCCAGAGAGGGCAAAGGAGGCTCTGATGTTGGGTTCTCGCAGTCAGCTTGTGCCCATGGTGGGTCCTGTGAATAAACCCATTGATGAGGAACTTACGACAACCTACATGGAAAAGGCTAAGCAAGCTA AACTGAATCGAGGGGATACACTTCAGGACAAGCAAGTAAAGGAAGCCAAGAACAAGTGTCGGACAATTGCATCTCTGCTGACAGATGCTCCGAACCCTCACTCCAAAGGAGTGTTGATGTTCAAGAAAAGAAGACAGCGCTCAAAAAAATACACCTTGACAAGCTTTGGGAGTGTAGATGAGGACAGGTTTCAGGACTCACAAGAGGATGACGGGGTGTTTCCTGGCAGTGAATCTGAGTTTGATGAGGAGGGCTTCTCTGGAGCTCCAGACCCAACTTGGGATAGCGACTATATGGATAAGCTGGAAAAGAGGGCGACGGCAGGCACAGAAGGTCGTGAGGTTGGAGTAGAAAACGCTTTGAATCCTGGTTTGAGTGACACTGTCGGAAAGGGTGCTCAGTTGTTTgagcagcaaagaaaaagagTGGATGAACTTGCAAAGAAAGGAGAAGCAGCACATTCTCATGCACCCCTTGAATCTCAAGTACAGGAGCATTGTCAGATGCATCCATTGCATCTTGAAATTCCTGTACAAGTGCAACCAACACAAGGACCTCAACAGTCACCATCTGGTCCTACACCTGCACAGGCAATTCAGCCTCAAATTGTTAATTCCCCCCATGCAGTACCTCATGGGAACTTAACTAATTCTACAGTGAGTGCAGTTAGCATGGTGATAGCACCTCCTCCTGTAGCACCCAAGCCAGTCACAGCCTTAGTTACGGTTCTGAGCAGTTCTGCACCCCCTCCTGAAACCCCGTTGCCTGAACTGCCTGCAAGCAATGTTCTAAACAGAACGGCACGTCCTTTTACCCCTGGCTTCATCAGCATTAGAGCCGCAACTGCTCCTGTAACGTTTCGACCAGCTGTCTCAAAGAAGACACAACGACCTGCCTCAGCAGCTGTTGTGACCCCACCATTTTCCACTGCTTTTGAAGTAGCCAATAATGCAACACCCGTAACATCACAGCAACCCCCTGGTCCTCCACCAGTGGTTCCCCCGCCATACTCCTTTCCTAAAGCTTTCCTACCCCTGACACCAGAAGCTCCTGTTACTATTCacactcctgctctttctgccCCTTTTGAAACAATGCAGTCATCACCAGGATTAAGTGGTGTTCATCATTCTCCATTTTCAACTGTGACCCCAGTGTCTATGCCTTCAGTACCTAGACCCCCACAAACATCTGttccttttcctcctttgtcCCAAATTAATGGCTCAGCTGATCCTATTGCCTCAGGACCTCCACTCCAAGTGCCAGCAGCTCAGCCACCAGCTCCACAAGTTTCCATACCATCAGTTACTCAAGAATCTGCAATCACAAAGCCTGAAACTGTTGTCGCAACCGCTGTTCCTGGTCCGACAGGTCGTACAGGAATCTTACTTGAAGCAAGACGGCGTAGTGGCAAACCTAAACCTATGTTTAATGTTCCAGAAGTGGTAAAGAAATCCCCAAATCCTGACTTATTATCATTGGTTCAGAACCTAGATGAACGGTCTACCAGACACAAATATGGTCAAACACCTGCTGACGACGTCTATGAAGAGGAGGAAAGTGATGAGGCTGGCACAGGAAGGGCGCCACCCCCAGTTGCACCAAAACCTCGGGTCATTCATGAGACCCCACAGATTCTTCAAGCTGGGGGCAAAGGGGCTCAATTGTTTGCTAAAAGACAGAGCCGCATGGGTATGTATGTAGTCGACACCCCATGTGAGACCCCTTATCAGCCGGATGTGGCCATGCAAATTACATCTCAACAGTTTGACTCCTCTGTCAATTCTTCCCATCCCTCTCAATGGAAATACTCTCCAAACGTCCGTGCACCTCCACCTATAGGATACAACCCGCTGTTAGCCCCTTCTCTTCCCACAGGCCCTCAGAAAGATGCAAGCAACCCAGACAACAAGGCAAGAGGAAGCTCCCAAAAGGAAGGCATCAAGGCCGTGGATTTCATGAAGAGGCAGCCTTATCAGCTCAACTCTGCCATGTTCCAGTATGGAGGCAGTGTCACCAATCTGTCAGCCATGCCTTCATACCAGGCCCAGCAGAACAACTATACAACAACAATGGTGGGAAGCTCACTGACCTCACCTCGGCAAATACCCCTCAAAACAGCCCGTGTCTATGAAATCAAGCGCTTCTCTACCCCAACACCTATGTCAGCTCCAACTATCACACCTAAAGTCATTGCTCCTCGCTCGGCTACTACTCTTGGAGAACGTTTGACTCGTTCAGGCATGACATCCCCACCTCCTGTTGCCTTTGCTCCAGCTTCAGCTCCACTCCAGTCAGTCTGTACTTCGAAACcagttttttcttcctcccaACCGACACGGCTACCCAACCTGCCAAAGTTCTCTGCCACCCCTATTCCATGCTCTGTACCTCCTTCAGTCCCAACACCTTACACTCCAGCCTCATACTCCAGTGGGCTGCAGACAGCCAAGCAGTTTCAGAGTGCTCCAGAACTTAGCATTCTTGCATCTCTGCCCCCAGTGAAAAACAACCCGGTTCAGGCCCCCAAACCACATTTTGTTGCCACTAGGGGCGGTGCGCAGCCCCATGTCTGGAGACCAGgagcattttaa
- the hhat gene encoding protein-cysteine N-palmitoyltransferase HHAT isoform X2, with protein sequence MPSQLSPLPWPEIFFYWLLSLGSHFYSFYQLHKFSKEHEAGLQREFQLENGLFKSFKRDPSDFEWSFWTEWARKSLLWTLVGHGVLSRLAAIFHPKLKVLALTMFDFLAASSLLGFKGVGVLLLQLSVAFSAAQLRKPSWAWITNLLLLSTIHIQPLQDIQRGWYSTEEEYYLLLFSVAVCGLRFISFSLEHCWSPLECSRVAHLFWLFSYTFYHPFFYNGPIITFKAYAEQMRKSADENSGEESVFGYVLVRSVRVILWWILAEYMIHVMYMHSIHSNETYIELLPPWALGGLALALVQFFYVKYLVLFGLPSMLATLDGLIPPKLPRCVSIMHSFTGMWRHFDEGLYRWLIRYIYVPLGGSRHGPLSKVFSTGVAFAFVCFWHGGQDYLRYWALMNWAGVLVENAIRALFASSRLHSVVEQNFSLAMRRRCAALLCAFSTAMLILSNLVFLGGTHVGRIFWKRVFIQGWSTVAPPMLTFLYCFAQVGLERTSSQP encoded by the exons ATGCCATCCCAGCTGTCACCGCTGCCATGGCCTGAGATTTTTTTCTACTGGCTGCTCTCTTTGGGCTctcatttttactctttttaccAGCTGCACAAGTTCTCCAAAG AGCATGAAGCTGGTTTACAGAGAGAGTTCCAGTTGGAAAATGGCCTTTTTAAGAGCTTCAAAAGG gacCCGTCTGACTTTGAGTGGAGTTTCTGGACTGAGTGGGCCAGAAAGTCTTTACTATGGACTCTAGTCGGTCATGGCGTATTATCAAGATTGGCGGCCATTTTTCACCCCAAG CTTAAGGTGCTTGCGCTCACAATGTTCGACTTCTTGGCAGCCAGCAGCTTGCTGGGCTTTAAGGGTGTGGGGGTTCTGCTTCTACAGCTGTCCGTTGCCTTCTCAGCGGCCCAGCTGCGAAAGCCTTCTTGGGCGTGGATCACTAACCTTCTGCTGCTCTCCACAATTCACATTCAGCCACTGCAAGACATCCAG AGAGGCTGGTACAGCACAGAGGAGGAGTACTACCTGCTACTTTTCAGCGTTGCCGTCTGTGGCCTGCGATTCATCAGCTTCAGCCTGGAGCACTGCTGGAGCCCTTTAGAGTGCAGTCGAGTCGCGCATCTCTTCTGGCTGTTTTCATACACCTTCTATCATCCTTTCTTCTACAACGGACCCATTATCACTTTCAAAGCCTACGCTGAGCAG ATGAGGAAGTCGGCCGACGAGAACAGCGGGGAGGAATCTGTCTTTGGCTACGTGCTGGTCAGATCAGTCCGGGTCATTCTGTGGTGGATCCTGGCAGAATACATGATCCATGTCATGTACATGCACTCCATCCACTCTAATGAGACCTACATAGAATTGCTTCCTCCATGGGCTTTGG GGGGTCTGGCCCTGGCTCTGGTCCAGTTCTTCTACGTGAAGTATCTGGTGCTGTTTGGGCTTCCGTCCATGCTCGCCACTTTGGACGGCCTGATACCCCCGAAGCTCCCGCGCTGCGTCAGCATCATGCACAGCTTCACAGGGATGTGGAG GCACTTTGACGAGGGGCTGTATCGATGGCTTATAAG atACATCTACGTGCCTCTGGGTGGTTCCCGCCACGGTCCTCTCTCCAAAGTGTTTTCCACCGGCGTCGCCTTTGCGTTCGTCTGCTTCTGGCACGGCGGCCAGGACTACCTGCGGTACTGGGCCCTGATGAACTGGGCCGGCGTTCTGGTGGAAAACGCCATCAGAGCTCTCTTTGCCTCATCCCGCCTTCACTCCGTAGTT GAGCAGAATTTCTCCTTGGCGATGCGAAGGCGCTGCGCCGCCCTCCTCTGCGCCTTCTCGACGGCCATGCTCATCCTGTCTAATCTGGTGTTCCTCGGGGGGACGCACGTGGGCAGAATCTTCTGGAAGCGCGTCTTCATTCAGG GGTGGTCCACCGTCGCTCCGCCGATGCTCACCTTCCTCTACTGCTTTGCTCAGGTTGGACTTGAGCGAACTTCTTCCCAACCGTGA
- the hhat gene encoding protein-cysteine N-palmitoyltransferase HHAT isoform X4 codes for MPSQLSPLPWPEIFFYWLLSLGSHFYSFYQLHKFSKEHEAGLQREFQLENGLFKSFKRDPSDFEWSFWTEWARKSLLWTLVGHGVLSRLAAIFHPKLKVLALTMFDFLAASSLLGFKGVGVLLLQLSVAFSAAQLRKPSWAWITNLLLLSTIHIQPLQDIQMRKSADENSGEESVFGYVLVRSVRVILWWILAEYMIHVMYMHSIHSNETYIELLPPWALEPEMISAPCLLSASGGLALALVQFFYVKYLVLFGLPSMLATLDGLIPPKLPRCVSIMHSFTGMWRHFDEGLYRWLIRYIYVPLGGSRHGPLSKVFSTGVAFAFVCFWHGGQDYLRYWALMNWAGVLVENAIRALFASSRLHSVVEQNFSLAMRRRCAALLCAFSTAMLILSNLVFLGGTHVGRIFWKRVFIQGWSTVAPPMLTFLYCFAQVGLERTSSQP; via the exons ATGCCATCCCAGCTGTCACCGCTGCCATGGCCTGAGATTTTTTTCTACTGGCTGCTCTCTTTGGGCTctcatttttactctttttaccAGCTGCACAAGTTCTCCAAAG AGCATGAAGCTGGTTTACAGAGAGAGTTCCAGTTGGAAAATGGCCTTTTTAAGAGCTTCAAAAGG gacCCGTCTGACTTTGAGTGGAGTTTCTGGACTGAGTGGGCCAGAAAGTCTTTACTATGGACTCTAGTCGGTCATGGCGTATTATCAAGATTGGCGGCCATTTTTCACCCCAAG CTTAAGGTGCTTGCGCTCACAATGTTCGACTTCTTGGCAGCCAGCAGCTTGCTGGGCTTTAAGGGTGTGGGGGTTCTGCTTCTACAGCTGTCCGTTGCCTTCTCAGCGGCCCAGCTGCGAAAGCCTTCTTGGGCGTGGATCACTAACCTTCTGCTGCTCTCCACAATTCACATTCAGCCACTGCAAGACATCCAG ATGAGGAAGTCGGCCGACGAGAACAGCGGGGAGGAATCTGTCTTTGGCTACGTGCTGGTCAGATCAGTCCGGGTCATTCTGTGGTGGATCCTGGCAGAATACATGATCCATGTCATGTACATGCACTCCATCCACTCTAATGAGACCTACATAGAATTGCTTCCTCCATGGGCTTTGG AACCTGAAATGATTTCAGCTCCGTGTCTCCTGTCTGCCTCAGGGGGTCTGGCCCTGGCTCTGGTCCAGTTCTTCTACGTGAAGTATCTGGTGCTGTTTGGGCTTCCGTCCATGCTCGCCACTTTGGACGGCCTGATACCCCCGAAGCTCCCGCGCTGCGTCAGCATCATGCACAGCTTCACAGGGATGTGGAG GCACTTTGACGAGGGGCTGTATCGATGGCTTATAAG atACATCTACGTGCCTCTGGGTGGTTCCCGCCACGGTCCTCTCTCCAAAGTGTTTTCCACCGGCGTCGCCTTTGCGTTCGTCTGCTTCTGGCACGGCGGCCAGGACTACCTGCGGTACTGGGCCCTGATGAACTGGGCCGGCGTTCTGGTGGAAAACGCCATCAGAGCTCTCTTTGCCTCATCCCGCCTTCACTCCGTAGTT GAGCAGAATTTCTCCTTGGCGATGCGAAGGCGCTGCGCCGCCCTCCTCTGCGCCTTCTCGACGGCCATGCTCATCCTGTCTAATCTGGTGTTCCTCGGGGGGACGCACGTGGGCAGAATCTTCTGGAAGCGCGTCTTCATTCAGG GGTGGTCCACCGTCGCTCCGCCGATGCTCACCTTCCTCTACTGCTTTGCTCAGGTTGGACTTGAGCGAACTTCTTCCCAACCGTGA
- the myoz1a gene encoding myozenin-1a, which translates to MPLGTPAPLNKRKKPSKIITDLSHISQDEFELEPEASEFDLGTKIRTPKEIMLEELSLMKNRGSKMFRMRQQRVEKFIYENNPDVFTTNSMDDFQKFVPSLGGQVGGQFINVGGHHVSKETRHLYLGATPMEGGAPVPPPKPGSKGAGGAGGAGGVGGAGQGGLAGVDKGIKGEATWSSSKGAGKDGKGKTLVVVKTYISPWEKAMKGDQGLLATLKSEMPGPIERKDLPKYKSFNRMAMPYGGFDKANQLMKFQLPETEVTKEEPEPAVVYQHDISCRPSFNRTPIGWVTSNEPSSIHMETDAVPFDGETDEL; encoded by the exons ATGCCTCTGGGAACACCTGCCCCCCTAAACAAGCGGAAAAAGCCCTCCAAGATCATAACCGACCTATCACATATCAGTCAGGATG AGTTTGAGCTGGAGCCGGAGGCATCCGAGTTCGATCTGGGAACAAAGATCAGGACTCCCAAAGAGATCATGCTGGAGGAGCTTTCCCTGATGAAGAACCGAGGCTCCAAGATGTTCAGGATGCGGCAGCAGAGAGTCGAGAAGTTCATCTACGAGAACAACCCGGATGTTTTCACCACCAATTCGATG GACGACTTCCAGAAGTTTGTTCCATCTTTGGGGGGTCAGGTGGGAGGTCAGTTTATCAATGTCGGAGGGCACCATGTAAGCAAAGAGACTAGACATCTGTATTTAGGAGCTACACCTATGGAAGGAGGAGCACCGGTGCCTCCCCCCAAGCCCGGAAGCaaaggagcaggaggagcaggaggagcaggaggtgTTGGAGGTGCAGGACAAGGAGGACTGGCAGGAGTCGACAAAGGCATCAAAGGAGAAGCAACGTGGTCATCCTCAAAAG gAGCTGGAAAAGACGGCAAGGGTAAGACGCTGGTTGTTGTAAAGACGTATATCTCACCGTGGGAGAAGGCCATGAAGGGTGACCAGGGCCTACTAGCCACTCTAAAATCTGAAATGCCTGGCCCCATTGAGCGAAAAGACTTGCCCAAATACAAAAGCTTCAACAG GATGGCGATGCCGTACGGCGGCTTTGATAAGGCCAACCAGCTCATGAAATTCCAGTTGCCAGAAACCGAGGTGACCAAAGAGGAGCCTGAACCCGCGGTGGTGTACCAACACGACATCAGCTGCCGTCCCTCCTTCAACCGTACCCCCATCGGCTGGGTGACCAGCAACGAGCCCAGCAGCATCCACATGGAGACGGATGCCGTGCCCTTCGACGGAGAAACAGACGAGCTGTGA